One region of Turicibacter bilis genomic DNA includes:
- a CDS encoding MATE family efflux transporter, which yields MTENKRFYKRLLILTLPIVIQNLITTSLNMLDTLMIGNLGEVQLAAVGVANQFYFLYSLLVMGIGAGCSILIAQLWGKKDEEKIHSVLKLGLIGAIGFALVFMIIGFFASETIIGLFNSDTEVIRLGSDYLRISIFSYFVSALSFVYAGALRSIGNSALPMWGSLVGLVINGVLNAILIFGLLGAPALGVSGAAIATLIARIVECLIILTVVTLKVKPLRLSSKDFKHIEIPMVKLLYQTALPVVLNEACWGLANITYTMIYGHIGVNAIATTQITSTIINLFTIVIFGMAHASVVIIGNEIGANREEEGITYAKKIIRLAVVVGIIMAITLAVLAPFIVQVYNVSEMVRNDAMKILMIYAIFMLPRVYNGVQIVGILRGGGDAKYGSIAQGLSMWLVGIPLAFIAAYVFKWSISSVIFLSTFEEVLRFFILRRRFKSNKWINNMVKDMA from the coding sequence AACGTTACCGATCGTCATTCAAAACTTAATTACAACCTCATTAAATATGTTAGATACCTTAATGATTGGTAATCTTGGTGAAGTCCAATTAGCTGCTGTTGGAGTTGCCAATCAATTTTATTTTTTATATAGTTTACTTGTGATGGGAATAGGTGCCGGGTGTTCCATTTTAATTGCCCAATTATGGGGGAAAAAAGATGAAGAGAAAATACATTCGGTTCTAAAACTTGGTTTAATCGGAGCCATTGGCTTTGCACTTGTTTTTATGATAATTGGCTTCTTTGCTTCAGAGACGATTATTGGATTATTTAATTCAGATACGGAGGTTATTCGTCTAGGAAGTGACTACTTACGTATTTCTATTTTTAGTTATTTTGTCTCAGCCTTGTCGTTTGTTTACGCCGGGGCGTTACGAAGTATTGGAAATAGTGCTTTACCCATGTGGGGGAGTTTAGTTGGGTTAGTGATTAATGGTGTCTTAAATGCTATTTTAATTTTTGGTTTATTAGGGGCTCCTGCCTTAGGTGTTTCTGGAGCGGCGATTGCAACATTAATTGCACGTATTGTTGAATGTTTAATTATTTTAACGGTCGTTACGTTAAAAGTTAAGCCGCTTCGTTTGTCATCTAAAGATTTTAAACACATTGAAATACCGATGGTGAAACTTCTTTATCAAACAGCTTTACCAGTTGTTTTAAATGAAGCTTGCTGGGGGCTGGCGAATATTACCTACACGATGATTTATGGTCATATTGGAGTGAATGCTATTGCCACGACGCAAATTACATCAACGATCATCAACTTATTTACCATTGTCATCTTTGGAATGGCACATGCCTCAGTCGTTATCATTGGGAATGAAATTGGAGCTAATCGTGAGGAAGAAGGAATTACCTATGCGAAAAAAATTATTCGTTTAGCTGTGGTGGTTGGAATTATTATGGCGATTACTTTAGCCGTGTTAGCTCCGTTCATTGTTCAAGTGTATAATGTGTCTGAAATGGTTCGTAACGATGCGATGAAGATTCTAATGATTTATGCTATTTTTATGTTACCGCGTGTTTATAACGGGGTTCAAATCGTCGGAATTTTACGCGGAGGGGGCGATGCTAAGTATGGTTCGATTGCTCAAGGATTATCGATGTGGCTAGTCGGAATTCCACTTGCTTTCATTGCAGCCTATGTGTTTAAATGGTCCATTTCTTCAGTAATTTTTTTATCGACATTTGAAGAAGTCTTACGTTTCTTTATTTTACGACGTCGTTTTAAATCAAATAAATGGATTAATAATATGGTTAAAGATATGGCTTAA
- a CDS encoding Lrp/AsnC family transcriptional regulator: MEEILEILEKNSRYTDEEIAVMAGKTVEEVREAIRDYEERSIIAGYTTLINWENTGKETVTALIEVKVTPQRGEGFDKVAERIYNFEQVRACYLMSGGFDLTVIVEGKTMKEVAMFVSEKLAVQEYVLSCSTHFVLKKYKDHGTIFKEKEFDDREVIFL; encoded by the coding sequence ATGGAAGAAATCTTAGAGATTTTAGAAAAAAATAGTCGTTATACAGATGAAGAAATTGCAGTCATGGCTGGAAAAACTGTTGAAGAAGTTCGTGAAGCGATTCGTGACTATGAAGAGCGTAGCATCATCGCCGGATATACGACCTTAATCAATTGGGAAAATACAGGGAAAGAAACCGTGACGGCATTAATTGAAGTAAAAGTGACCCCACAACGCGGAGAAGGATTTGATAAAGTCGCAGAGCGTATTTATAATTTTGAACAAGTTCGTGCGTGTTATTTAATGTCTGGTGGATTTGATCTAACAGTCATTGTAGAAGGTAAAACGATGAAAGAAGTGGCGATGTTTGTTTCGGAGAAATTAGCTGTTCAAGAATACGTCTTAAGCTGTTCGACACACTTTGTCTTGAAAAAATATAAAGATCATGGAACGATCTTTAAGGAAAAAGAATTTGATGATCGAGAGGTAATCTTCTTATGA
- a CDS encoding aminotransferase class I/II-fold pyridoxal phosphate-dependent enzyme yields the protein MMLENMILENVKNMPPSGIRKYFDMVHEMEGVISLGVGEPDFVTPWNVREAGIYSLEKGHTHYSSNAGFLELRYEISRYLYRRFNLSYHPENEILVTVGGSEGIDLALRALVGPGDEVIIPEPSFVAYKGCTTFTGATPKVIELKAENEFKLTKEELLEAITPKTKVLIMPFPNNPTGAIMTKEELQEIVDVLKDKEIIIISDEIYAELTYQTQHVSIASFPEVKDQTLVINGFSKAYAMTGWRLGYVCGHPILINAMKKIHQYAIMCSPTTSQYAAIEAMKNGDTSVEMMVKEYNQRRRVLVDGFRKLGLDCFEPLGAFYVFPCIKSTGLSSDEFCEKLLLSEKVLTVPGNAFGDCGEGYIRACYASSMENIKEALARIEHFLTTLSK from the coding sequence ATGATGCTAGAAAATATGATTTTAGAAAATGTAAAAAATATGCCCCCATCAGGGATTCGTAAATATTTTGATATGGTTCATGAAATGGAAGGGGTTATCTCACTTGGTGTTGGTGAACCAGACTTTGTAACCCCATGGAATGTTCGTGAAGCGGGAATTTATTCACTTGAAAAAGGGCATACCCATTACTCATCAAATGCTGGTTTTTTAGAGTTGCGTTATGAAATTTCACGCTATTTGTATCGCCGTTTTAATCTATCTTATCATCCAGAAAATGAAATTTTAGTGACTGTCGGTGGAAGTGAAGGGATTGATTTAGCATTACGTGCCTTAGTTGGACCGGGTGATGAGGTTATTATTCCTGAACCAAGTTTTGTTGCTTACAAAGGTTGTACAACTTTTACAGGAGCGACGCCGAAGGTGATTGAATTAAAAGCCGAAAATGAGTTTAAATTAACAAAAGAGGAATTATTAGAAGCGATTACTCCAAAAACAAAAGTTTTAATTATGCCATTCCCCAATAACCCAACAGGGGCGATTATGACAAAGGAAGAGCTTCAAGAAATTGTCGATGTCTTAAAAGATAAAGAAATTATTATTATTTCAGATGAAATTTATGCCGAACTAACTTATCAGACGCAACATGTTTCAATTGCAAGTTTCCCTGAAGTAAAAGATCAAACTCTTGTTATTAATGGTTTTTCAAAAGCTTATGCGATGACAGGATGGCGTTTAGGTTACGTGTGTGGACATCCAATTTTAATTAATGCTATGAAAAAAATTCACCAATATGCTATCATGTGTTCACCTACGACATCGCAATATGCTGCGATTGAAGCGATGAAAAATGGAGATACTAGTGTCGAGATGATGGTTAAGGAATATAATCAACGTCGTCGTGTGTTAGTCGATGGATTTAGAAAACTTGGTCTAGACTGCTTTGAACCACTTGGAGCGTTTTATGTCTTCCCTTGTATCAAGTCAACCGGCCTATCTTCTGATGAGTTTTGTGAGAAGCTACTATTAAGTGAGAAAGTACTAACTGTACCAGGAAATGCGTTTGGTGACTGTGGAGAAGGGTATATTCGTGCGTGCTACGCTTCATCAATGGAAAATATTAAAGAAGCGCTAGCGCGTATTGAGCATTTTTTAACAACATTATCAAAATAG
- a CDS encoding alpha/beta hydrolase, whose product MKEVVLKMMIRCLISIGLMIFLISGGFFVMRQLFRQSILSSANELNHTGGISEVREVLLGDMLQYIAIEGENMDNPVCLFLHGGPGLSLPYGISSRHQLETISSHCTVVYWDQRGAGKTYSTNPSDVSFTYEQVEADAKELITYLRREFEVDQIYLIGYSWGSVLGMRLVHEIPEQLYAYFGLSQVVHPLQSEQVLYDWLLDEFESTGHHQLVSSLKQLGQPPYEQASSQERFQQILNQSNAYVKWREGLPNVNVLNWMGQVLACPDLTLKEAYDTLIGASHQTLQQSQYWSQLQAVNLFEEIKEVKIPIYFATGVDDYICSVSLLQSWVEQLQAPKKEVLILDNSAHYFSNEDESIIYQWMKDLIAKKFPQAEEAPDETTVGDIFSNLLQ is encoded by the coding sequence TTGAAAGAAGTCGTATTAAAAATGATGATTCGATGCTTAATATCGATCGGCTTAATGATTTTCCTTATTAGTGGTGGTTTCTTTGTCATGCGTCAACTCTTTAGACAGTCTATTTTATCATCAGCGAATGAGTTAAATCACACTGGTGGAATCAGTGAAGTACGAGAAGTGCTACTAGGTGATATGTTACAATATATCGCTATTGAGGGAGAGAACATGGATAATCCGGTTTGCTTATTTTTACATGGGGGCCCAGGTTTATCTTTGCCTTATGGAATCAGTAGTCGGCATCAGTTGGAAACGATTAGCTCACATTGTACGGTTGTTTATTGGGATCAACGAGGCGCCGGAAAAACTTATAGTACCAATCCCTCAGACGTGTCTTTTACTTATGAACAAGTAGAGGCAGATGCTAAAGAGTTAATTACCTATTTAAGACGTGAGTTTGAGGTAGATCAAATCTATTTAATCGGATATTCATGGGGGAGTGTTTTAGGTATGCGACTTGTCCATGAAATTCCGGAGCAGTTATATGCTTATTTTGGCTTATCTCAAGTTGTTCATCCCCTTCAATCTGAACAAGTATTATATGATTGGCTCTTAGATGAATTTGAATCAACAGGTCATCATCAACTTGTTTCATCGTTAAAGCAATTGGGTCAGCCACCTTATGAACAAGCAAGTAGTCAAGAAAGGTTTCAGCAAATTCTAAACCAAAGTAATGCGTATGTTAAATGGCGGGAGGGATTACCAAATGTTAATGTTTTAAATTGGATGGGTCAAGTTTTAGCTTGTCCTGATTTAACGTTGAAGGAAGCGTATGATACATTAATTGGAGCCTCCCATCAAACCTTACAGCAGAGTCAATATTGGTCCCAGTTGCAAGCGGTCAATTTATTTGAGGAAATAAAAGAAGTGAAAATTCCTATCTATTTTGCTACAGGTGTTGATGATTATATTTGTTCGGTCTCATTATTACAGTCTTGGGTTGAACAATTACAAGCTCCTAAAAAAGAGGTGCTTATTTTAGATAACTCCGCTCATTATTTTTCAAATGAAGATGAAAGTATAATCTATCAGTGGATGAAGGACCTCATTGCAAAGAAGTTTCCACAAGCAGAAGAAGCACCAGACGAAACAACGGTAGGAGACATCTTCTCAAATTTATTACAATAA
- the pulA gene encoding type I pullulanase produces MNVIKKWRKTISWLLIVALLIGNFSSAWPVIQATEIDQLERLEEVEQGSAWLENELINSVTDTNQEQTYTLTLHYNRGKADYEGWDLWLWEDGVEGHAVEASGQDEFGLLFELELTPDKQYYYILRKSDWSEKNHNDDQSIKITQPTEIWITQGQDGYDNERPDLSAPDETPLDLVIHYERENQDYEDFKLYTWGAGETFKTFEHQDDYGTNKLISFDSLQDVKNFGFILYEDVEGSSWYEHKDGGDKKDLDLNQLQLVSNVDKYVAHIYVKQGADTIHYSNPNKEVGTYSTVTIHYNRENQDYDNWDIWLWDTGSEFVDSQPFEYEDEFGRVAEFKVKTGNTFGYIIRKNDWSEKNHSDDQKLLVLGDTEIWVSQGQNGFNAIGPSEGRVELPEDEFEDYISDEEAELQVFVHYYRYAEDYKNWNVWAWGDEAEGAGYPFTSFDEYGKVAKINLKDIGSMTQLGFIVRKGEWSAKDIDKDRLIDLTKASEVDGKKQLHVYLLQGEEMVYYTDEVDKSPALSGVTFTDMNTLKATAPILFEDAEGVTVTNEAGEALSIQSVELSKDKAWLDITLEEEIEIGENYYLAKDGFRDKTVIGYYGLFDSEVFEALYTYEGDDLGATYSKEKTTFKVWAPTAKEVSLKLYETGHEDDFIQEVTMTKGEKGVWEVTVKGDWHKTYYTYKVTVGTNTEEAVDPYARAVGVNGKRAMVVDLEQTNPDSWEKDSNPEFSGNITDAIIYELHLRDLSSASNSGIENVGKYLQLTESGTVNDQGLSTGLDHIKEMGITHLHLLPSFDHRSINEENLDQPQFNWGYDPQHYNVPEGSYSSDPYNGEVRINEFKQMVQSLHENGIRVVMDVVYNHTGATADSDFNKIVPGYYYRQNEDGSFSNGSGCGNETASERAMMRKFMIDSVKYWATEYNINGFRFDLMALHDVETMNAIEEALHEIDPSIIIYGEGWTGGGSPLPDEEAAYKGNAKQMPNIAFFNDDIRDAVKGNVGNDWEAGYINGDTSDYFYNRLKFGIVGSSYHDQVTGWTFWAENPSQSISYVSAHDNNTLYDKLLGVERKANGDTSIEYLKQLQKQANAIVLTGQGVPFLHAGVEMLRSKNGNHNSYNASDEVNQINWDLKTEHLDVVKYYEGLIQLRKANPAFRMMTSDEVVANLRFDDEVPTGVVSFNITDESAEKLVSNTAVIHNVTDEEQIITLAKEGTWSLVVNGEEAGLKPLDVIEGNQVTVEPHATYVLLLDYDYKEESSTPEEPSNPGTPINPETPETPEHPSQPEKPTYTVPDVLKDILNVDFISFIEGDGSYGAPLVIKIQKGTQLNALKELFEAFNDYQVKVSRVARSVATYSVTLTKGTENYYLILQVNPSDTDLIHYLETYRVQEEQIDTSKHPTTGYGDLGLSLSLGICLIVVGMWIHHHRKIKTSK; encoded by the coding sequence ATGAACGTCATCAAAAAATGGAGGAAGACGATTTCATGGCTATTAATTGTTGCTTTGCTCATTGGGAATTTCTCATCGGCATGGCCAGTGATTCAGGCAACAGAGATTGATCAGCTAGAGCGGCTAGAGGAAGTAGAGCAGGGTTCAGCTTGGCTTGAAAATGAACTCATTAATTCAGTAACAGATACTAATCAAGAACAAACCTATACGTTAACACTTCATTATAATCGAGGCAAGGCTGATTATGAGGGGTGGGATTTATGGTTATGGGAAGATGGGGTCGAAGGACATGCAGTTGAAGCGAGTGGACAGGATGAGTTTGGTCTTTTATTTGAATTAGAGTTAACACCAGATAAACAGTATTATTATATTCTTCGTAAAAGTGATTGGTCAGAAAAAAATCACAATGATGATCAAAGTATTAAAATTACGCAACCGACTGAAATTTGGATTACCCAAGGACAAGATGGATATGACAATGAAAGACCGGATTTGAGTGCTCCGGATGAAACCCCACTTGATCTAGTCATTCATTATGAGCGTGAAAATCAAGACTATGAGGACTTTAAGCTTTATACGTGGGGAGCAGGCGAAACATTTAAAACGTTTGAGCATCAAGATGATTATGGGACAAATAAATTAATCTCATTTGACAGTTTACAAGATGTGAAAAATTTTGGATTTATTCTCTATGAAGATGTTGAAGGTTCATCGTGGTATGAGCATAAAGATGGGGGAGATAAAAAAGATCTTGACTTGAATCAATTACAACTTGTATCAAATGTGGATAAATATGTGGCCCATATTTACGTTAAACAAGGGGCAGATACGATTCACTATTCTAACCCTAACAAAGAAGTCGGAACATATTCAACGGTGACGATTCATTATAATCGAGAAAATCAAGATTATGATAATTGGGATATTTGGTTATGGGATACAGGTTCAGAATTTGTAGACTCACAACCATTTGAGTATGAAGATGAATTTGGCCGAGTAGCTGAATTTAAAGTGAAAACTGGAAATACTTTTGGGTACATTATTCGTAAAAATGATTGGTCAGAAAAAAATCATTCAGATGATCAAAAATTGCTTGTTTTAGGAGATACTGAAATTTGGGTTTCTCAAGGACAAAATGGATTTAATGCGATAGGACCAAGTGAAGGGCGTGTTGAACTTCCAGAAGATGAGTTTGAAGATTACATTTCAGATGAAGAAGCAGAGTTACAAGTGTTTGTTCATTATTATCGCTATGCTGAAGATTATAAAAACTGGAATGTTTGGGCATGGGGGGATGAAGCAGAAGGAGCCGGCTATCCATTTACAAGTTTTGATGAGTATGGGAAGGTAGCAAAAATTAATTTAAAAGATATTGGTTCAATGACCCAACTTGGTTTCATTGTTCGTAAGGGTGAATGGTCAGCTAAAGATATCGATAAAGACCGTTTGATTGATTTAACTAAGGCAAGTGAGGTTGATGGTAAAAAACAACTTCATGTGTATTTATTGCAAGGAGAAGAAATGGTGTATTACACAGATGAGGTTGATAAATCACCCGCACTGAGTGGTGTTACATTTACTGATATGAATACCTTAAAAGCAACAGCACCTATTTTATTTGAAGATGCAGAAGGGGTCACAGTGACAAATGAAGCAGGTGAAGCATTGAGCATTCAATCAGTTGAATTGTCAAAAGATAAAGCCTGGTTAGACATCACATTAGAAGAAGAAATTGAAATTGGAGAGAATTATTACCTTGCGAAAGACGGATTTAGAGATAAAACTGTGATTGGTTATTATGGACTTTTTGACTCAGAAGTATTTGAAGCGTTATATACATATGAAGGCGATGATTTAGGTGCCACTTATTCAAAAGAAAAAACAACCTTCAAAGTATGGGCTCCAACAGCCAAAGAGGTCAGCTTAAAACTGTATGAAACAGGTCATGAAGACGACTTCATTCAAGAAGTGACGATGACAAAAGGTGAAAAAGGTGTTTGGGAAGTGACTGTAAAAGGTGACTGGCACAAAACTTATTACACGTATAAAGTAACCGTTGGAACAAATACAGAAGAGGCTGTTGATCCATATGCACGAGCAGTAGGTGTGAATGGGAAACGTGCGATGGTGGTCGATTTAGAACAAACTAATCCGGATTCATGGGAAAAGGATTCTAATCCAGAATTTAGCGGAAACATAACAGATGCTATTATTTATGAGCTTCATTTACGTGATTTATCGAGTGCTAGCAATTCTGGAATTGAGAATGTTGGTAAGTACTTACAATTAACGGAATCGGGAACTGTAAATGATCAAGGATTATCAACGGGACTTGACCATATTAAAGAGATGGGAATTACTCATTTACATTTACTTCCATCCTTTGATCATCGTTCAATTAATGAGGAAAATCTAGATCAACCACAATTCAACTGGGGTTATGATCCTCAACATTACAATGTGCCAGAAGGTTCTTATTCATCTGATCCATACAATGGGGAAGTTCGAATCAATGAGTTCAAACAGATGGTTCAATCTTTACATGAAAATGGTATCCGTGTTGTCATGGATGTCGTGTATAACCATACAGGGGCCACAGCTGATTCAGATTTTAATAAAATTGTACCAGGGTATTATTATCGTCAAAATGAAGATGGAAGCTTTTCAAATGGCTCAGGGTGTGGAAATGAAACAGCTTCGGAACGCGCCATGATGAGAAAATTCATGATTGATTCTGTGAAGTACTGGGCCACAGAGTATAACATTAATGGATTCCGTTTTGATTTAATGGCTCTACATGATGTTGAGACAATGAATGCGATTGAAGAAGCTCTTCATGAGATTGATCCAAGTATTATTATTTATGGAGAAGGATGGACGGGTGGAGGATCACCACTTCCAGATGAAGAAGCTGCTTATAAAGGAAATGCAAAACAAATGCCTAATATTGCCTTCTTTAATGACGATATCCGTGATGCGGTGAAAGGAAATGTCGGAAACGATTGGGAAGCGGGATATATTAATGGAGATACATCTGATTATTTCTACAATCGTTTGAAATTTGGAATTGTTGGTTCATCATACCATGATCAAGTCACAGGATGGACCTTCTGGGCAGAAAATCCGAGTCAGTCGATTTCCTATGTATCTGCTCATGATAATAATACGCTGTATGATAAATTACTGGGAGTCGAAAGAAAAGCAAATGGCGATACGTCGATAGAGTATTTAAAACAACTTCAAAAACAGGCCAACGCGATTGTCTTAACTGGGCAAGGGGTTCCGTTTTTACATGCGGGTGTTGAAATGCTTCGTTCTAAAAATGGAAATCATAACAGCTACAATGCGTCGGATGAAGTGAATCAAATCAATTGGGACTTAAAAACAGAACATTTAGATGTGGTTAAATATTATGAAGGATTAATTCAGTTACGTAAAGCAAATCCTGCCTTTAGAATGATGACCTCAGATGAAGTGGTTGCCAATCTGCGTTTTGATGATGAGGTACCAACAGGTGTTGTTTCATTTAATATTACAGATGAATCGGCTGAGAAGCTGGTTTCAAATACAGCTGTCATCCATAACGTGACAGATGAAGAGCAAATCATTACACTTGCTAAAGAAGGAACATGGAGTTTGGTGGTCAATGGTGAGGAGGCAGGACTTAAGCCATTAGATGTGATTGAAGGAAATCAAGTAACGGTTGAGCCACATGCAACGTATGTGTTATTACTTGACTATGACTATAAAGAAGAGTCATCAACACCAGAAGAACCATCTAATCCGGGAACACCAATTAATCCAGAGACACCTGAAACACCTGAACATCCATCTCAACCAGAAAAACCAACGTATACAGTTCCAGACGTATTAAAAGACATCTTAAATGTTGATTTTATTTCATTTATTGAAGGAGATGGAAGCTACGGTGCACCATTAGTGATTAAGATTCAAAAAGGAACACAACTGAACGCATTAAAAGAACTTTTTGAAGCGTTTAATGATTATCAAGTTAAGGTTTCAAGGGTTGCACGTTCAGTTGCTACTTATTCTGTGACGTTAACAAAGGGAACTGAAAATTATTATTTAATTCTTCAGGTCAATCCATCGGATACTGACTTAATTCACTATTTAGAGACTTATCGAGTTCAAGAGGAACAGATAGACACTTCAAAACATCCAACTACGGGTTATGGTGATTTAGGGCTATCATTAAGCTTGGGTATTTGCTTAATTGTTGTTGGAATGTGGATTCATCATCATAGAAAGATAAAAACATCAAAATAA
- a CDS encoding potassium channel family protein gives MTKISLYQWSIIVCSLVVVVMTIMQLTLDLSASVNQVFNILDILIWLFFLIDYTRRLIKSESKKEFVKNNKIDLLTIIPYFSFFRILRVIRVTQVVPLFHFVKVLRATAMLSSLSKRVGSFFKTNNFHYVAGVTLIVILLGAGSLSFVEGMAFKDTLWWCIVTVTTVGYGDIVPKTGLGRVIAGIVMISGIGFLGVFTGTISTYFLNRRITNHQSQYVTELIEKLSHFDELSEDEFNEIIMILQVIKKGQSQILTTNENEGNMKS, from the coding sequence ATGACTAAAATTAGTTTGTATCAATGGAGTATTATCGTTTGTTCGCTGGTAGTGGTTGTGATGACGATAATGCAATTAACACTAGATTTAAGTGCGTCAGTCAATCAAGTCTTTAATATTTTAGATATTTTAATTTGGTTGTTTTTTTTAATTGATTATACTCGCCGGTTAATAAAAAGTGAGAGTAAGAAAGAGTTTGTCAAAAATAACAAAATAGATTTATTAACAATCATCCCCTATTTTTCATTCTTTCGTATTTTAAGGGTAATTCGTGTGACACAAGTAGTACCATTGTTTCATTTTGTAAAGGTTTTACGGGCGACGGCTATGTTAAGTAGTCTATCTAAGCGAGTAGGTTCTTTTTTTAAAACGAATAACTTTCATTATGTTGCTGGAGTGACACTCATTGTTATTTTATTAGGCGCAGGCAGTTTATCGTTCGTGGAGGGGATGGCGTTTAAAGATACCCTTTGGTGGTGTATTGTAACAGTGACAACCGTTGGTTATGGTGATATTGTTCCAAAAACAGGGCTTGGTCGGGTGATTGCGGGGATAGTTATGATTAGCGGAATTGGATTTTTAGGTGTTTTTACGGGAACCATTTCTACTTATTTTTTAAATCGACGAATAACGAACCACCAATCTCAGTATGTGACAGAATTAATTGAGAAATTGAGTCATTTTGATGAACTGAGTGAAGATGAATTTAATGAGATCATCATGATCTTGCAAGTAATTAAAAAAGGTCAAAGTCAAATTTTGACTACTAATGAGAATGAGGGAAACATGAAGTCTTAA
- a CDS encoding GNAT family N-acetyltransferase produces MQQQPEFIEINSALRLRTPKKSDWDLAYPWYQNPNVMYLSEGVTNKTYKLEQIYNMYEFLSTRGELYFIEVKENENWYAIGDVTLWEENLPIAIGDEDYWGQGIGKAVIKTLLKRAKSLGMTKISVPAIYHYNIGSQRLFESCGFKKVGENATEKSYEKIIK; encoded by the coding sequence ATGCAACAACAACCTGAATTCATTGAAATTAATTCAGCTTTACGTTTAAGGACTCCTAAAAAATCCGATTGGGATTTAGCATATCCTTGGTATCAGAATCCAAATGTGATGTATTTGTCAGAAGGAGTGACTAATAAGACATACAAATTAGAACAAATTTATAATATGTATGAATTTCTAAGTACTCGGGGAGAGCTATACTTTATTGAGGTCAAAGAAAACGAAAACTGGTATGCAATTGGTGATGTGACACTATGGGAAGAAAATTTACCGATTGCAATTGGTGATGAAGACTATTGGGGACAGGGCATTGGAAAAGCAGTAATAAAAACGTTATTAAAACGTGCAAAGAGCCTTGGTATGACAAAAATTTCAGTTCCGGCTATATATCATTATAATATCGGATCACAGCGATTATTTGAATCATGTGGATTCAAAAAAGTAGGGGAAAATGCGACTGAGAAGTCTTATGAGAAAATCATCAAGTGA
- a CDS encoding YhfC family intramembrane metalloprotease, whose translation MVSISSMMMMCLTLMICFGVPLGLFWFVRRRYQASIKSFFVGLIVFIVTTQILEAVVHVYLLKVNQTTSIWLMQPLIYSLYGGLMAGIFEETGRYFSFKWFLKKENRIQDGVSYGIGHGGIEAMLIVGTTYLNNLIFSVLINQGWIEKLGLSAELEETVVTQLTQISPIIFGLAGYERLMTIMIQIGLSLLVFKGVRERKICYYVLAVFIHAILDVPAALVQVGMFNIYVVEGFITLIAISFIIFMVKQFKNYHEDLTKVEDIELEKYKQAGY comes from the coding sequence ATGGTTAGTATTAGTTCAATGATGATGATGTGTTTGACACTTATGATTTGTTTTGGGGTTCCACTTGGCTTATTTTGGTTTGTTAGACGACGCTATCAAGCATCCATTAAAAGTTTTTTCGTTGGGCTGATTGTTTTTATTGTGACTACACAAATACTAGAAGCTGTTGTTCACGTTTATTTATTAAAAGTGAATCAAACAACATCGATTTGGCTCATGCAACCTCTCATCTATTCGTTATATGGTGGTTTAATGGCAGGCATTTTTGAAGAAACAGGACGTTATTTTAGCTTTAAGTGGTTTTTGAAGAAAGAAAATCGAATCCAAGATGGAGTCAGTTATGGGATTGGACATGGGGGGATAGAGGCCATGCTCATTGTTGGAACGACGTATTTAAATAATCTGATTTTTTCAGTGCTCATTAATCAAGGATGGATTGAGAAACTTGGATTAAGTGCTGAATTAGAAGAGACCGTTGTGACGCAACTCACACAGATTTCGCCGATAATTTTTGGATTGGCCGGCTATGAACGGTTAATGACGATCATGATTCAAATTGGATTAAGTCTTCTCGTTTTTAAAGGTGTTCGAGAGCGAAAAATTTGTTATTATGTGTTAGCTGTGTTCATACATGCTATATTAGATGTTCCAGCAGCTTTAGTGCAAGTGGGGATGTTTAATATTTATGTCGTGGAAGGTTTCATAACATTAATTGCGATTAGCTTTATCATTTTTATGGTTAAGCAGTTTAAAAATTATCATGAAGATTTAACAAAAGTCGAAGATATTGAACTTGAAAAATACAAGCAGGCTGGATACTAA
- a CDS encoding autorepressor SdpR family transcription factor, whose protein sequence is MNKAFQALADPTRRTILKNLNKGEMTAGQIADCFDMSKPSITHHLNILKNADLIQSEKRGQFVVYTLNTTVIGDVLGWFYEFTHRI, encoded by the coding sequence GTGAATAAAGCATTTCAAGCATTAGCGGACCCAACAAGACGTACGATTTTAAAAAATTTAAATAAAGGTGAAATGACAGCCGGTCAAATTGCCGATTGTTTCGATATGAGTAAACCCTCGATTACGCATCATTTAAATATTTTAAAAAATGCTGATTTGATTCAAAGTGAAAAGCGTGGACAATTTGTTGTATATACGTTAAACACAACGGTAATCGGTGATGTTCTTGGCTGGTTTTATGAATTTACACATCGTATCTAA